Part of the Antechinus flavipes isolate AdamAnt ecotype Samford, QLD, Australia chromosome 2, AdamAnt_v2, whole genome shotgun sequence genome is shown below.
AAGGCACTATACCAGGTTCTGAGGGCAAACAACTGGCACTCTGGCAACACTGGGGATTTATGCATTTGTGTATAGCTGTAATACAGTTTTTCAACCCCAGATCAGACACAGAgctattttatacatacatatatccagaAGACCACTCAACTCTTGAGAACCATTGTTTGCAAGCATGACCTCAACAAGACAAATTTGGTGTACTAGTGAAATGGTTTCTGTACTTGTAGAACCCACACAGTACATTTTGAGCTCTACAGGAGAGGGTTACAATGGGGTGCcctaaaaggggaaaatacaagAAGCAAATGGTTTAGAAGACTAATGAGGAAGGAATGAAACAAGATGGATGAGGCTGTATATCACCAGAACCCCAATTCTCAGTTTGGAAGGAAAAGCAGACATTCCAGTAATACAATCACTTCTTGTTAAAATCCTTCAAAATACAGGCACAGACAAGAGacaaacatacacaaaatatCCTGAATAGCATAAAATCTAAGAAAGTGAAGCTAGGGAATGTTTTTCCTTCCAGCAACTGTAAATACAATTTGTTTTACGGGGTGTGGTCCCTTATCACCCTGTCTAGGTCAAAATTCCTAGAAAGCAACACAACTGAAACTGGTTTTCAGCACCATTTCATTATTAGTTTTACTATTCCTTGACATTAGTGTCACATTATAGACGTAAAATCCATAGCATTGGACTGTGGAGGTGCTCCTTGATAATTGTCACATGCTCAGTTGATttgaattccagaaaaaaaaaaaaaaaagaattacaaagcaCCATCATGTTTTGGCTTATAGTCCCAACTTAAACTCCATTTAACTCAAAACCTTCAATAATCCCACATGGCTTTAAAAGTGTAAGGAGATGCATTGATGGTGCTGGCTGTCAGGCACAGAGTTCTGGGATATACTCTCCAGCCATAGGCACTTCTAAGTGGGAGCtgatttgaccaaaaaaaaataatgcccaATAAAAGGTAGAATAATTTATGATAGTAagtagagaaaactgagaaaatataaataaagggaATATTTATTCTTAAATAACCAAATGTGCTGAAATGTGccaaatttctttattaataaGATTCTGGGAACCAAGTAACCTCAAAGAATGTATTCCGGAACAGACCTgggtaggatcatagatttagagctagaagggaccttgggtCATCTATCTGAGCCCCTTACTTTTAAGAAGGTTCAAGGAGCCTTAGTGACAGGTTTGTGGCAGAGCTGGGAAATAAGCTCTTTCCACTGGTAGCACTGCGCTGGGTCATGAAGCCCAATGAGTCCCTACAATCATAAAAGGGTGTAGCCTTTTCTAGGAAGAGtgtagactaaaaaaaaaaaaaataataacccacCAGCAGTTGTACTTTGTCTCTTTTGCCCTAGGGCATAGAGAGAGTATCAAGCACCATGGAGGGCAGAATTAGGCCAGCTCAGAAAGATTTATAGAGGTAGTTTGGACTTTTGCAAAGTAAGCTCAACAGCAAAAATGATCCCTTTTGAGAATATTGGGGAAGGAATCTTTCACAATGGACATTCTTTTAGGCAATTAAgtcctcaaatgaaaaaaaaaaaggtcaaaatcaGTCCTTATTTTAAAGCTAAAGACAGACCTTGTATTATTTTAATACATTGCCCCATGGGCCAAGACTGACACTGACAGAACAGGCTGGAGGATTTCACTAGTAAGAAATGGTGCTAAGATGAAGCCAGCAGAGTAATCTGGGAAATGTAAATCATTCAGAGATGCCTCCCTTTAATCGAGGATTCTTGTGCTAGGGTACCTACCCCAATAACTACTATAGACAAGCATGagaattttcatttcacaaagcTATAAACAACTAAGGGAACAAGATGAAAAGATGCCAGtggttttatttgaaaatatttcctaTTAAGTTGATTGTCAATTGTGATTGGTGAGatcagaataaaaaggtaaacagaagcTTCTGACCCGGAATGCTATGATTCAAGGGAACACATTTTTTATACTATCACACTTTTATTTAACTCAAATCCTTCTTCAGATTCTCAGATTGCCATGCAACACTTCACACCTCAGCAAAGGCACACCCTATTTCCTCACTGAGTCCAACAAACATAGTGTTATGGGGTGGGTATGAGTTACCCCTTCTGCATatgactcaaaaaaaattttttttaattaaaattaaaaaggggaagtagataatcaaattcattagaaaaaaggCTACCTTGATTAGTGGAGAACTGAGGATCTCGGTCTAGTAGCAGAAATCAACAGTTTGGGGAGGGCATCATCCAGCTTGGAGGTTAGTAGACAAACCTCCTTGATTTGTTGTCTATGCAAGTGATGGGAGGCAAGGGGCCATGGAGGGACAACGGGAGGACTTTGAAATCAACTCCCTAAGTCTCCAGTTACTTCCCATTGTGGTAAATAAGGCCACATCACATCCTAGAGTCTGACATTAATGGCAGTGCTCTGTGATGTCCACTACCACTGCCTTCTTCCAGCTGAAGAGAAAGTAGCCTGTTCCAGCACCTGCTGCCACTGCAATGCAGAGGTATCCATTGTAGGTCATAAAGATAAGCATAAGGAAGTAGCTGATGACCACCTGTATGACATGCAGCACTGTCTGCAGAAGATGAGGGAAACTCAGCATCTGTtgcctggggaaaaaaagtacaaaaattaaGGTTCATCTTCTAAGTGCTTACAGTGTATGTCATTCTACCCTCTTTCTCCTATGTTGCTGCCACCTATAAATCAGTCTCTTATCAAGACATTGAAGTTGGCTAGTCAGCTAATTAGGGTGACTGAGCTATAAGTATATACTAAAAGTGGAATTTTCACGATAATATTCACAAAATTTCACAAATACTGGTTTTATAAGTGATGTGCAGCAAAAATAAGACTTCATATGaagatttctttctcttgttgaCTTTAGCtatctttcttgatttcctcaaATGGTAATGCTCCCCAAGAACTACCTGGGTAATTTTGTAAAGTAATACAAGTAGTAACTACCTATAATAAGTAGGCAGTTTTGTTGTATATAtaacatttggattttaatccTGAATTGGGAAAAGCTCATGTCCCTCCTCCACTATACTTTCTGTATTATCATTTtagcaaacattttggcaaaagTTGCCCCTTCATGATTCTGGTATAATGTTCGTGCTTGtgaaatgatttttccctttcttcctctaaaaCTAGCAGACTGGCCTGGCCATGATATATAGCAGTTTGGACAGTCGTTTCCGTCCAATTCAGAGAACTGTGACTGAATTGACTTGGCTCAAGTTCATTCACTTTTTACTGAATCAAGCAAAAGTTACTGAATCAAAACAAGGTGTTTCTTACCCAACAGTTTTGTGCGTTTCCATAAGGATGGTTCCATTTGGCCCTGGGACTGGCATGGAGTTGTAGCGAATGCTGACCTGGGACTTACGGAGCAAACTCTCCCGGGCTATCTTGAGGCCTTCATAAAACATCGCTAACAAAAAGACAGCCACAAATGCCCCAGccatttctaaaaaagaaaaagaaaagctgtcacaaaaataaatgcttgtcatttcttactatAAGCAATCTACACTTATTgcctaataaaaagagaaagcctAAGTAAAAAGAGAAGCCCAGTCCTAAGACTTTTTAAATCTGCCTCATATCAGAAGAATCAAGTCTGTAAGGTTAGCTAATTTGGGTAGGCAACTATAAAGTTAGTGATAAGAATAAAAAGCCTCGATGAAATCCTTTCCAACCAATTCCATTTTCTTGTATCCAAAGACATTAGGGAAATTCCCATCTAGCATCCAAATCAGTCTCATACAGGTACTGAGCATGCCCAATGAGCAAAAGGTAGCTAATTCAGCATGATATGAAGAATGATTTTTGTGAACATTCTTCATTGAAGGGTAGGGTTTTTTCCTTATGGGATTATAATATATGCCCTATAGTATTTAGGGTTGTAAGCAATATAGTGACTAATGTTTTGTAAATGGGATTCCATGATGACTTCTTACAAATTTCCTGATTCCTTCACAGAAGGTATTCCTATGCAACAATGAAGGGATGAACGAAGCTGGCTTACTTACCCCCAGGTGTATTGATCACCAATCCAGAAAACAGCAATTCCACATTCTTATAGCCAAAGTAGAAGGTCATGGGCTGTCAGAATAAATAACAAAGTTAGATCCAGAATCAAAACTAAAAAAGTTGAGAGTGGAATTTTAAACACTGGTTTAAAGGAACACAATCATGAACAAGGATTAagttggattttttccccttactttAATCTTGGCACAGCCATGCAGGTCTTTTTATTGGCATACTTGGCTATATCATGGCAGTGAAGATCCATATCAATAGGCAATGAGTatatagcaaaacaaaaaacaaaaaaacaaaacaaaaacctagaaGGCAGCACAGACAAATAGggctgtgtgtgtttgtgtagttTTTCAGGAAATTCTAGAGTTGGAGAAAAACCCAGAGACCCGAGTTTTAGCTAAATTGTGCTGTGACAATTTTGCCCATTGATCATAAGGGGATTACACTTATGAAATCATACAACTCATTCAGTTCTAAGTGGGAAGATTCATTTTTACTCACCATCATCatgctgcctcctcctcctcctccatgaCCTCCATGATCTCCATGAGAGGCTGTAGTGGATGGATGGTGGGGAGGCATAGTGCTACTATCATTCATATGGTTCATACCATGCATATGGTGTGCGTGGTTCATCTTCCTAGCAAAAGTTGAAGATCAATAGCAGAATCCTGTGAGGAGGTATTAAAGTATAAATCTACAGTGTAGATTTTATTAAagtacaaatataatttcttcaacaATTAGGAAACCAAAATGTCTTCAAAAATTCTAAGTTTATGATTATAAAGAATTTCTAATCTAATAGAGTTTAAcaaatcagattttttaaaaatgtgaaagaaatttCTATCCAAGGTAGAAATATCCCTAAAGGAATTAACATTTTAGGGttccaaaaaaattcttttaacagAAACCTAAAAGTGTTCAAGCGGATTTGGGCAACTGTTCTAAAGATTGTTCCAAAAACCAGTGAAGGCGATTAAAAGGTAGTATTAATTTTAACTGGCAGGCCTAAATTTAATCAGAATAGGTTTCTTCCATATTGGACTTCCAGATTTAAGTCATGTGTTCTGGGGAACAAGGTCTGTTGCTGCCCCAGGCAAGCTGAGTGATAAGAATTTGAATGTAGTACAGTGCAGCACAGAAAGCAAAAAACTTGTGTATCCTGTCCAACACTTATCAACCCAAGTTTATACACGTTATTGACCCAATACATGTCCAATTCCTAACTTGCTAAAGGATTTATCCCCTTTATGTTCCTCTGGTTCTGGCAATGCAAGACTTCTCATAATGGATATTATATTAGTGAGGCTTCTTCCCCATTCTCCCTGTGAATGATTTCATgagcaaatgaaaacaaaacaatacaacaaATACAACTTCAACATACAACTGATGGGTCAAGTTCCTGGCACAAGCTATTTATTACCTAATGTGTAGTCAATTACAAGATGCTATAAAATTCGAAAATCCAGCATTACTATTACATTTGTGGCTGGACTTCACTCAAGAAGCCCATCATAGAAATGGAcccaaaaatagaaatagaaagcttGCAGTTGTTAGACATAAAACAGTCAACTAGTCCGATTTTCATCCTGCTACTATGGAAACTAAGCCAAATGAATTATATCACCTTATCTGAAATCTCTTGTCTCTTTATATACCTCTATTGTGACTTATTATTTCCATTCTCAACtttatcattttcaaaaattcCAAGAGAACAATTTCTGCTCAGTCTAAAAACAAAGGATACAACTTGTTGCAGCTACAAAATGATAGCATGTTATTAGGCTGTTATTAGGTAACCAATTTACACACCAAAATCAGTCATTCAGTATGCCAACATTGCTGAATTCAGATTACAAATTCAGGGTTGTCTCAGAATTGCTTGGTGTATGCCAATAAAACTTCAAAGTGCACCAAAACTTCTGGGACAAGCTAAATTCTAGAACGCTGGATTAGAGGAATATCCTTATCCTTACTTCTCTAGAATACGGAACAGTTAGCTGTTAAGGCAAGAGTACAGTaactttttccatatttttcccacTTGGTTTTTACTTTTCTCCAAGGCAGCACTCAGGAGCATACACACCCTTTCCCCTATACAAAGAACCCCTCCCTAGTGGATCCTTTCCAATTACCAACAGAATTTATACTTACAAATAGTTACTTTTAGCGTTTCACCTGAACTGATCTCAGAAACACTGAGCTTGTTTCTTCCAGAATAAAACTGGGAGTGAAGTAGAGAATAAGTCAAAGTCCAGACAGTCACAGCAAATTTGCTGTCTTTACCTGCAGTCTAAAAGGAATAGTTTAATCTCATGGTAATCATGAGCTGTAAGCTGCATGTCTCTGGTTtattcaatttcctcctctgctGGCTTTAACTATTTCCTTCCCAAGGACTGCTTTTGAGGCTCAATTCAGTCAGGTATACAAAGGATGAAGGTGCTATCTTGACAGAATCCAGTGTTTACAGAATCCTCACTTTACAATGTAATACAAAATGAACTTGAACCATTACTATGACTTCAGGAAATTCACTTATACATTCCATTTCTCATGTtggtttttctcttgttttttttccttagttttcctttctcaaatatgccaagaattttaaatttgaacattaaaattaaaatgtcctAGTATTTGTCCTACAAAATTTATCTACTACTATACTTATCTATATTACTGTGTGATCTATATTACTacaatcattttattcatttatttttaactaattCCACTGATCCAATCACTATTTTAGTATCAAATGGTTGATGAATCACTCCATAATGGTTTTAGAAAATTTCCAATTTCCTTGATTTgactttgtttttccaaatgaattttgctattttttcctagctctataatattttaggaatattttggaattttcaaaattttcagtaTGGCCCTGGAAAGCAGCTTAATTCAGGTCCTTTTTACCTAAAGACGTAGCCATGACtaattgttttctatttgcttatttgttttctctttgtatctttgtatcttttgttgcTGAGCTTTGTAGTGTTTGTGGGCCATTTCAAACCTTTTTTCTAGATCTTGCTACTATAACAAGTTCTAAGGCTTGGATTTCATTTACCATTCATTTACCAAGTTATAGCTTCCATTCCCTCTTCTACACTTGCATTTTATACTCATAGCTTCTCCTTAACTCATCAGCAACTAGAAACCACAATTTCAATCCTTAGTCACTGTCTCTAATGGACACAAATTTTATTATCTGCATAAAATTAAGTTATTATGTTCGCTTCTAGAGGCAGCCAGATGGCCTGAAGATCTGGAAGCTgatttcagacactagctgtgggactctacCTTAATCCACTAAagtaaatggcaaagcactccagaatctgccaagaaaacctcaaatgggatcaatATACGTCAGTCATAACAAACTTGCTTTTGCCAATCTGAACACTAACAGAATACTGACAGATTTTCTAATATAATTGCATTGCCTACAAAACATCTCAAATGGGATTATTTCCAACCCCAGAGTAGTATTTCCAGCCAGAGGGCAGTTTTGGAATAAAGAACAGTACCGTGTGCTTGAAGCCTCAGATTCCACCTCTAAAAAATGAGAAGCTTGAGATCTATGACTCAAATGGTTTCCCAGTATTTCATATAGACATACAGAAGTAAGCATAAATCAAAGTATCTACTTAATTAAAAACCCTGGAAAATCTAGGTTCAAAACTTACTTTTTCTCAAAGATTAATCCAAGGCAACCAATAAAGTTGTCAGTGTGCATGAGTTTCCATGCCAGTACATCCCCAAAACAATAATATGTCTAACATTACTGCAAGCACATAAACAAAGATCCCCAAGATCATATTGGCAAACCTGAGGATGCCGCAACACTGGGACACTATTGCTTGTAATTTATCTGAGGACTCAGGCAGGAAATTATGGACCATAGCCTTGAAGCAACCTTGTGGTGCCACATAAGGCTTCCAGGCTTAGTCCAAATTCCAGTCTATTCTGCATTTTCCTGTTATTGCACAATGGTGCATAAGGAACTAGAGCCTATAGGGACTGTATTTACAGCTCAGGTGTGGAGAAGCACCTGGCAGAGGGGCCTTCTTTCTCCTCTGGCTCAGACAAAAAGATGCAATCAGTAGGCTCAGACTATTCTTCCGGAGACTCCATTCTCTCCACAACTGAGCAGGGAATGTTTTTATCCTTAAGAAGATTAGGGTCATATTCCTTTTCAAATTCACATAACcagcaaacaaaagaaataagtCTAGTCTAGGCTTCAGAGAGATGGGAAACTCAAGGTCAAGAGTTTCAAACCATATCACAAATAAAGCTAGGTAGTCCTGGCTAACAGAACAGAGTCCTTGATAGAACTGTATAAACTTCTATTTCATCGTATATCCATAATTGTCAAAAatagttcttttcctcttttcttttgtaaaaaggaACGTTTCAATGCACTAAGAGGGTTTACCTTAGTGCTCATACTAAAGGAACCAATGTGTTCAATCTTCAATAGTGTTTGCAACtcaatttgggtttttcttggcagaaagcAATTTTCTACTAGAGCCCACTATTTTAGATTGGGGTGGGGAAAACACTGAAACACTATTTGCTCCTTGCTGCAAATCTCAAGTAaaaattttatgatctttttcgAGAATAAGGTATGATTTGGTTAGACGGTATGATTGCTAAGGCTTGGCATGGTTGAACTGTTTCCTTTAAGATGTCCGCTAACCATCTAATAATACAAATTTTGATTCCTAGATTTGCAAGGAATTAGCTCATTGGCCGAGTGGTCAGATCTGTGAAACTGTTGGTCTCAATGATAattcaatatgaaaataataatataggaaAGGAAAGATGCGAATAAAGGAACGAAGTTGTCAGTTAGTCACAGTAGTGTCAGTTAAAGTGACAGGAAACAAAAGTTTTAAAGTATtataataggggcagctaggtggcgcaatggtcaaagcaccacccctgaagtcaggaggacgcaGTTCAAAAGTAAACTTGTCCTAGcttgaccataggcaagtcacttaaccccaattgcttgagctaaaaacaattttttgattTAGAAATAAGTTATGCAGACTTGAAGCTTCTGGCAGCCTATCTTCATTGCCAATTATAACCAGCCTAATTTGGGAACTAAGATCTCAATTTCCAAGAATTATTTGATATTCCTTTTTTCCACCTATAAACAATAAATCATCTGAATCTAGTACAGTAGTTTCTTCTGAAAAGCCTCTTTATCTAAAGGATACAGTTTGTAAAAATGTAGCTTAAAACTGGGCAGCTGAGTATCTCATAAATCAGACTGCATCAGAGAAGCTTTTCTCAGAAGCGCCTCAATGCCCAGTATCTAAGGTGTAAAACTACTTCAAACAACTCCATTAAAAGCTCAGCATTCATTTATGAGACTAATAAAATGACCTAGGTGAGCATGGCCTGGAGTTTAGAAGAAAAGAGCGGCAGCATGAGAAGAGAAAATAGCTCAAAGCAAAGTGTGTATAAAATGAGCTCAGACTAGATGGTCTATGAAGTCCATTCCAGCTCCCAAGACCACTGAACCCTACAGCCTCACCCAAATCCCACATGTTGGCTGAATGGAGGTGGGTGTTATTGCAAATGATAACAATGGGAGCAATAAGGTGAGAGCTACAAGGCTTCTGAGTCACAAGACCTGGGTTTAAAACGAGACATGATTGTATGAAGAGGATTTCTTTTGCACAAGCAAGAAATCAAGGTTTCCTTGTCATCCTCTTTACTGCTTTCCAGAGAGCTTACTAAAATTATTCATTGCACTCCTTGTGCAAAATTCAATCTCTACCTCTTTCCTATACCCTAAACTGGGGAGAATGGGGTTTGAGACCATGAGTAGTATTACATAAATACTTGATTGACATACTTGGAGGTTTTCCAGAAGCTAAAGTACTACATAGAACTACAGGAACTTTGCCTCAGTGAAAAGATGAAGGATTATATTTCCTTGCTTTTGTTGTAGTGGGCGtgaaatgtttttcctttgttacaaGGCTCACTGGATAGAGTGAGGTGGCAGTTGGAGAATATCCAGAGATTAGagatgaattagagaagaaaaagataaaaaggcgACCCTCCCTCCTAAAAAACCTAAGACATGTTATTTACCACTCAAAAGGCACTTAACTTACTTCATCTCATCAAGAGTTATTGAGATCAATTGGCAACCAACTTTCTAGAAACT
Proteins encoded:
- the SLC31A1 gene encoding high affinity copper uptake protein 1, translated to MNHAHHMHGMNHMNDSSTMPPHHPSTTASHGDHGGHGGGGGGSMMMPMTFYFGYKNVELLFSGLVINTPGEMAGAFVAVFLLAMFYEGLKIARESLLRKSQVSIRYNSMPVPGPNGTILMETHKTVGQQMLSFPHLLQTVLHVIQVVISYFLMLIFMTYNGYLCIAVAAGAGTGYFLFSWKKAVVVDITEHCH